The Halosolutus gelatinilyticus nucleotide sequence TCGGGTCGCCGAACGATTCGGCATCGAGGACGTCGTCGCCGAACACGTCCCCGCCGCGCTCGTCAACGCGGGCGCGACGCAGGTCGACTTCCCGTCGTCAACCGCCTACATGCGCTCGCGGATCGAACTCGGCGTCCGCATCAACCTCGCGGGCCGCGAGCCGAACGGCGTCGTCCCGCCGGAGGAGTACGACGCCGTCCGCGATCGGCTGATCGACTCCCTCCAATCGGTCGAAACCCCCGACGGCGAGTCCGTTTTCGAGGACGTACAGCCCAGAGAGGCGTACTTCCACGGCCCGGAAAGCGAGCGCGCGGTCGACGTCGTGACCGTGCCGTCCGACTTCGATCACTTCCTTTCGGCGACGCTGCGCAACGAGCAGTTCGGCCCGCCGAGCGAACCGTGGAACCACAAGCTCCAGGGGACGATCGCCATCCGGGGAGCGGCGGCCGATGACGACGCCGGCGTGGGGAGCGCCCACCTCTTCGACGTCGCACCGACCGTCCTCTCGACGCTCGACGTGCCGTACGACGAACGCATGGACGGGACGCCGCTACCCTGCGTCGACCCGGCCGGTTCGAAGGAGTACCCGCGGCTCGACGCGGACGAAGCGGTCGAGACCGCGGACGAAGCGGTGGAAAAGCGGCTGGCCGACCTCGGCTACCTGGAGTAACTCCGCACCGACTCGATTTTCCGCGTTTCGATCGGACCGACGGACCCCGTCGAGCTCCGTCCGCGATCGGCGCCGAACGCGCTATCCCGAGCGCGATCGCGGCCGCAGGTCCCGGCGCACCGACGCTCCCAGCCGATCGACGTCGCCGCGCGACTGGGCGACGTCGACGAGCACGTCGGTCAAATTCACGAGGTCGCCGAGGTACTCCCGTCGCCGTCGCTCCCAGCGGTCGTTCGCACCGTCGTCCGCGAGGAGCGCGAGCGAGCGAGCGAGCAGACGATCGAAGGCGTCGAACTGCTCCGCGAGGCCGGCGTGTTCGAGTTCCCGGAACTCGCCGTACTCGTGTTCGTCGGTTCCGCGGTACCGGAGGGCGGGCGTGCCGAGCAGCGCGGCCTCGGTGACCATCGTCCCGGTGTCGGAGACGACGAGGGCGGCCTCGGCCATGGCGTCGTGGATCAGCGCCGGGTGGAGGTCGTACGGGCGGGCCGGCAGCCCCTCCAAAGTCATCTCGCCGCCTTCATCGGAGACGAAGACGGTCGCGCGCTCGCCGAGCCGACGGAGCAGGGCCCGCCGTTGGCGGCGATCGAACCCCTCCAGATCGGTGTCGTGGAGCGCGTCGAGCGCGTTGAACCGGACGAGGACGTACTCCTCGTCGGAGCCCACGCCGAGGTAGTCTCGAACCTCGGGGTCGGGATCGAAGACCGCGGGATGGAGGTAGGCGCACTCCTTGAAACCGTCGAAGGTGTAGTGGGCGGAACCGAGATCCCGACGCGTGACCGCGGGAGAGAGGATGCAGTCGGCGAAGGGCCGCGAGACGGTGTGGTTGAAATCGCCGGGTTCGTCGTCGAGGACGAGCACGATCGGCGCTCCGGTCAGCGTGCCCGCGGCCGCGGCGTACGGTCCCCGGCCGAAGACGACGTCGGGGGCGAACCGCCGGGACTCGATCGCGATCGACAGCAGCTGGCCGCCGAGTTCGGCCGCGAAATCGAGTTTC carries:
- a CDS encoding DUF354 domain-containing protein: MRILVFANTPAHVHLYRNAVARLEDAGNDVLVLTREYACTTDLLEFFGLPYRVYGSHETAGYSKLDFAAELGGQLLSIAIESRRFAPDVVFGRGPYAAAAGTLTGAPIVLVLDDEPGDFNHTVSRPFADCILSPAVTRRDLGSAHYTFDGFKECAYLHPAVFDPDPEVRDYLGVGSDEEYVLVRFNALDALHDTDLEGFDRRQRRALLRRLGERATVFVSDEGGEMTLEGLPARPYDLHPALIHDAMAEAALVVSDTGTMVTEAALLGTPALRYRGTDEHEYGEFRELEHAGLAEQFDAFDRLLARSLALLADDGANDRWERRRREYLGDLVNLTDVLVDVAQSRGDVDRLGASVRRDLRPRSRSG